CCGTGCTCGTGCTGGCAGCCGGGCTCGGCGTCCTCACGGGCGTGCTCCGGATCCTCGCCCGGGATTACGGCTTCCGCCTGAGCCTGGAGGAGGAGAGCCGCTTTCGCCGGGTACGGGGCCTGTTCACGCGCAGCCAGAGCGTAATCGCACGCGACCGCATCCAGCTCGCCCTGGTCACCGACGGGCCGGTGCGGCGGCTGTTCGATGGCGCCGACCTCTCATTCCAGACGCTCAGCGCCGGCGCCGAGGATTCGGGGCGGCAGAGCGTCGCGCCTTTCTCGACCACGACCGAGGTGGAGCGGATACTGTCCCTGGCGGGCGCCTATCGCCTGCCGCACGCGGGCGAATTGCAGATGGTGTCGCGCCGCCACGTGTTGCGGGTGGTCCTCGCCGAACTGCTGGTGCCGCTACCGCTGCTGCTGGTCGCCGCCTTGTTCTGGCCGGCCGCTTTGCTGCTGCTGCCCTTGCTGGCGCTTGGCGCGGTCGGGGCGGTCGTCAGCCGCCGCTTTCACCTGCATGGCCTTCGCGACGGATTGCTGTTCGTGCGGAAAGGCTTCTGGCGACGGCGACTCTGGATCGTGCCTGCTGCGAACGTTCAGGCCGTGGCGGTGACCCGGACGTTGCTGCAGCGCTGGCTGGGCCTCGCCACGCTGCACGCGGATACCGCCGGCGCCGCGACGTTCGATTATCCGCGCATCGTCGACATCCGCCATGCCGAGGCGGTCGCGCTCGCCGCGACCTTGATCGAGCGCTAGAGCGGCCGCGCCATCAGCAGGTCGCGCTGGAGGTCGCTGCCGAGCTGGAACCCGCGTTCGCCGACCGTCTCGAAGCCGTAGCGGCGGTAGAAGGACAAAGCGCGGCCATTATGCTCCCACACGCTCAGCCAGATCGCGTCGCCCAAGGGGGCAGCGGCGGCAAGGGTGCGTTCCATCAGCGCCGCCGCGATGCCGCGGCCGTGCTGGTCGCGGTCGACGTAGAAGCGGCAGATCTCGAACGGCCGCTCCGCCTTTACGCAGTCGGGTGACGGGCCGGCGCGGAAATAGGAATAGCCGACGATCGCTCCGTCCATCTCTGCGAGCACCACTTCGGATCCGGCCTCAGCGATCTCCTCGCGCTGCAGGTCGGGCGCGTAGGTGGTGCGGAGATAGTCCGCCATGTCCTCGGGCGTGTTTTCGGGGCCAAACGTCTGCTCGAAGACATGGGCGGCGAACGCGGCGAGCGCCGCAGCGTCCGCGCTGGTCGCGTGGCGCAGCGTGACGGCGCTCATGCGATCGCGGCGCGGACCGCCGCTGCGAAGGCTGCGCCCTGCTCGGGGTCGTAGCCGAGATAGAGGTCGGGTTCGACGAGCTCGAGCTCCATCAGCGCCGGCCTGCCGTCGAGGCCGCGGACCAGGTCGACCCGGGCGTAGAGCAGATCCTCGTCGACCGCTGCGAGCGCCGCCTCGGCCGCCGCGCGCTCGTCGGGCGCCGGATCGTAGCGGGCGATGATGCCGTCATATTCCGGCTGGACGCGGAAATCGCTAGGCTGCGGCCGTTTCGAGATTGCGTGGCTGAAGCGGCCGGCGAAGTAGAGAAGGGAGACTTCGCCGTCGGTCTCTATCGAGCGGAGATAGGGCTGGATCATCGCCGGGCCCGACGGGCCGTCGTCGAAAGCGGCGCCGGGCGACCAGCGGATCGTCTGCCAGGCGCCGGCCGAGACCTGCGGCTTGGCGACGAGCCGGTCGGTGCCGAAGCGGGCCGAGGCGTCGCGCAACGCCTCTTCGGTCAGGCGATCGGCATAGAGCGTCGGTACGATCGGGGCGCCCTTGGCTTCTAGGCGGGCGAGATAGGTCTTGTCGGCGTTCCAGCGCAGGACCGAAGGCGGATTGCGCAGCGCGAGCCCGGCCGCTTGCCAGTCTGCGACCCGCTCCGCCCAGCGGCCGTTGCCATGATGATAGCCCCAGGCGAGGAGGGGCAGGACGAGGTCGAAGCCGGAGAGGTCCGGCTCGGTCCAGCTCCGCCCTTCCACCTCCACGCCGGCGGCGCGCAATGGCGCCGCGAGCCGCGCGAGCACGTCCGGCCAGCGCGTGGAATAACCGTCACTCTCCGCGTCGGGAGTGAGGATTGCGATCCTCCCCTGGGCCAAGGTTCAGCTCTCCGGAAGGAAGTCCGGCACCGAGAGGTAGCGCTCGCCGGTGTCGTAGTTGAAGCCGAGGATGCGGCTGCCTTCGGGCAGTTCCTTGAGCTTCTGCGCAATGGCCGAGAGGGCCGCGCCGGAGCTGACGCCGACCAGCATGCCTTCCTCGCGCGCGGCGCGGCGAGCCCATTCCTTCGCGTCCTCGGCCTCGACCTGGATCGTGCCGTCGAGCAACTGGGTGTGGAGGTTCTTCGGCACGAAGCCGGCGCCGATGCCCTGGATCGGGTGTGGGCCCGGCTGGCCGCCGGAAATGACCGGCGACAAAGTCGGCTCGACCGCGAACACCTTGAGGTTCGGCCAGGCCTTCTTCAGCACCTGGGCGCAGCCGGTGATGTGGCCGCCGGTGCCGACGCCGGTGATCAGCACGTCGATCGGGCTGTCGCGGAAGTCGTCCAATATCTCCTGCGCGGTGGTGCGGACGTGGACCTCGATATTGGCGTCGTTCTCGAACTGCTGCGGCATCCAGCTGTCGGGCGTCTGGCCGATCAGCTCGTGGGCGCGCTCGATCGCGCCCTTCATGCCCTTTTCCTTGGGCGTGAGATCGAAGGTCGCGCCATAGGCCAGCATTAGCCGGCGGCGCTCCAGGCTCATGCTTTCGGGCATGACGAGGATCAATTTGTAGCCCTTGACCGCCGCCACCATGGCGAGGCCGATGCCGGTATTGCCCGAGGTCGGCTCGATGATCGTGCCGCCGGGCTTCAGCGCCCCGCTCCGCTCCGCATCCTCGATCATCGAGAGGGCGATGCGGTCCTTGACCGACCCGCCCGGATTGGAGCGTTCGGACTTGATCCAGACTTCGGCGGACCCGAACAGGCGGCTTACCCGGATGTGCGGCGTGTTGCCGATCGTCTCGAGGATGTTTGCGGCTTTCATGGCTGTCCTTTCTCGGCTCTGGGATCGAGGCCCGCGACCATTGCGGGGACTTCTACGTCCGGAACGTCCTTTCCGGAAGCTTCGGCAAGAATCTTTGGATCGGGCGCGACGAACCGGTCGGCGCGGCGCAGCCCCGGGAAGAGCAGGGCGCAGAGGCCGGTCGCCGCCACCGCCAGCGCGCCGCCGCCCACGACCGCCATCACCGGCCCGACCGCCGAGCCGGCGAGGCCGGCGCGGAACTCGCCAAGCTCGTTGGAGGCGGAGATGAACAGGCCCGAGACGGCCGAGACGCGGCCGCGCATCGCGTCCGGCGTGTGGAGCTGGATCAGCGAGGAGCGGACATAGACGCTGATCATGTCGGCGGCGCCGAGCACGAACAGGCTGGCCAGCGAGAGCCACATCACGCGCGATTCGCCGAACACCATCGTCGCCACGCCGAACAGGGCGACGCAGGCGAACATCTTGGCGCCGACGTGGCGCTTGAGCGGCCTCCGCGCGAGCACCAGCGCGGTGAGGGCGGCGCCGACCGCAGGCGCGGCGCGGAGGGCGCCGAGGCCTTCCGAACCGACATGGAGGATGTCGCGGGCATAGACCGGCAGCATCGCCGTGGCGCCGCCGAGCAGCACGGCGAACAGATCGAGCGTGATCGCACCGAGCACGATCTTGTTGTCGCGGACGTAGCGCAGCCCTTCGATGACGGCGCGAAGCGGATGGGAGTCGCCGGCATTGCCGAGCGGGATCGGCCGGATGATCAGCATGGCGCCGAGCGCCACGCCGAACAGAATTGCCGAGGCTTCGTAGGGAAGGGCGGTGCCGAGCGCATAGGCGCCGCCGCCGATCAGCGGGCCGGCGACGCTGCCGGCCTGCCAGGCGATCGAATTGAGCGCGATCGCATTAGGAAGCAGCGGCGGCGGCACGAGATTAGGAGCGAAGGAGGCAAGGGCGGGACCGGCGAAGGCGCGGCCGATGCCGAGCACCACAGCGACCGCGAACAAAGGACCCAGCGACATCGCGTCGAACCAGACCAGGGCCGCCAGGGCCGCGGCGCAGAGCAGTTCGAGCGCGAGGCTGGCGCGGACGATCCAGCGCCGGTCGATCCGGTCGGCCACATAGCCCGCGACCAAAGTCAGCGCGAACAGAGGCAGGAACTGCGCCAGGCCGACCATGCCGAGCCAGAAGCTCGCTCGCTCGATGCTCATCGTCTCGCGCGCCAGGTCGTAGACGTGGATGCCGATGACGACGACCAGCATCGTGCTCGCCATCGTGCTCGCCAATCGGGCCGCCCAGAAGGCGCGATAGTCGCGATAATGGAAGGGGGAGGTCGCCGGCATGTCTGGCTGGCCAGTAGGGCGCTCGCCGGACGGCATCAACACCCGTGACGCCGAAAGCGGCTATTTCGCGCGGACGCCGGGCGGCGGGCAAGATTTGGCTCGCTCGGGCGCTGCCAAGAGCGCATTGTTGCCCGGGGCGAGGCGGGGATTGACGGCAAAGTGTAACATCCCCGTCCTACGGCCTCCGGCGAGGCATGAGGCGATGAAGAAACTCCTGGCAGTCGCCGCGGTGGCAAGCGGCCTTCTGGTCGTCGCGGCCCGGGCGCAGGACGGCGGCGAGAGCGCGGCCGCGCCGCCCGCTTCGGAGCCCGACTGGAGCGCCTGGACGCGGCCGCTCGTCCCCGGCGTCCCGCCGCGCGTGCCGCGCGACGCCGAAGCCTCCCCGGAGCCGGTCTCGCCGCCGGATATTGCCGACGTCGACGCCGACGCGATCGACGTGGTCGACGCCCACTGGATGGCGCTCACCATGTGGGGCGAGGCGCGCGGCGAGGGCGAGGAGGGGATGCGCGCAGTCGGCCACGTGATCCGCAACCGCTGGCTGGCGGAGCGCTACGGCGCCTATGTCACCGACACGGTCAGCCAGGCCTATCAGTTCAGCTGCTGGAACGAGGGCGACCCCAACCGCGCGGCGATGCTCCGCGTCGACGAGCTGCCGGCCGACAGCGACGGCCACCGCCAATGGCAGGCGGCCAAGCGCCTCGCCAACGAGATCCTCGCCGGCCACTCCAGCGACCCGACCGGGGGTGCGCTCTTCTACCACACGAACGCCGTCCAGCCCGCCTGGTCGCGCGGCGTGACCCCGGTCGCCCGGATCGGCGAGCATCTCTTCTTTCGTACGGCAGTCTGACGCCCGGCGAGCCTTAGCCGGTCGCGGCCGTTACGTCGGTTTTCGCGAAGTCGTCGCCCACGAAGAGGAGCGGACAGTCATGCTCCTTCGCCAGAGCATAAGCGAAACAGTCGCCGAAATTGAGGCCGGCCGGGTGGAACCCCTTGCCCCAATGCCGGTATGCGCGAACCGCGGCATGGGCCAGCGGCTCGGTAAGAGGTACGACGATCAGCTCGAAGGCGTCAATCAGCCGGGCCATGTCGTCGTGCAGCTGCCGATGGGCTGCAACGATAAGAGCCTCCGTCAAATTCGGAGCCGCAATCAGCATCTGTTCCTGCTTGGCGATTGCGGATCGGCAGTCATTCGCCGCCGGCTCGTCCTGAATGATGGCCATCAGCGCCGACGTATCGACGACGATCACGCCGGTATGCCGTCATCGCCGTAAAGGAAGTCCTGGCTCCGGGCTGCGCTCGGTCCGCCATCTGGGCCGCGCGCCCGCGCCGCGGCTATGGCACGGTCGATCGCCGCCAGCCGGCGCGCGCGCAGATCGTCGGGACACCGCTTGGGGTTCACCGGCGTCAACCGTACGGCGGGCTGGCCGTGGCGGGTGAGTATCACTTCGTCCCCAGCCTCGGCGCGGCGGACGAGATCGGTGAGTTTGCCTTTGGCATCGGTGACGGAAATGTGCATCGCACGCTCCTTCTGGACCATTAGATGGTCCAAGTTGGAGCCGCCGTCAATAATGGGCCGTTGCCTAGCCGTTCAAGCCAAGCTCACGAAGCTGTCCAGGACGCGCTTCCTACCGGCATGTTCGAAGTCGATCTCCAGCTTGTTGCCTTCGATCTCGGCGACCGTTCCGTAGCCGAATTTGGAGTGGAAGACGCGCTGGCCGAGGCTGATGTCGCTGCGGCCGGGATTGCCGAGGCTGACCGCGCTGGCGCGCGCTTCGACGATGCGTTGCGGCTCGGAATTGAAGCGGCCCGATGAAGCGGCCCGCTGCCAGCCGGGACCGCGGGTGCTGGCGCGGTTGGACTGGGCGGCGGCGAGATGGGCGAACGGGTCGGCGCGCTCGGACCAGTTGGCACGCCACAGGCTCTCGCCGCCGCTCATCGTCGTCTCATGCTCGACATAGGCGTCGGGTAGCTCGGCGACGAAGCGCGACGGGATCGACGAGGTCCACTGGCCGTAGATCCGGCGGTTGGCGGCGTGGATGATGAAGCATTTGTCCCGCGCCCGCGTGATCGCGACATAGGCCAGGCGGCGCTCCTCCTCGAGGGCCGCATTGCCACCCTCGTCGAGCGCGCGCTGCGAGGGGAACACGCCTTCTTCCCAGCCGGCGAGGAAGACGGTGCCGAACTCGAGGCCCTTGGCGGCGTGGATGGTCATGATCGTGACCTTCTCCTCGTCGCGGGAGGCCTCGTTCTCCATCACCAGGCTGACATGCTCGAGGAAGGCGCCGAGCGTCTCATATTCCTCCATCGCGCGGGTGAGCTCGTTGAGATTTTCGAGCCGGCCGGCGCTTTCGGCCGAACGGTCGGCCTGGAGCATCGCGGTGTAGCCGCTCTCGTCGAGGACGAGGCGGGCGAGCTCGGGATGGGGCAATTCGTCGAGCCGGGCACGCCAGCGGGCGAAATCGCCGACCAGGTTGCCGAGCGCGCGCCGCGCCTGCGGAGTGAGCTCGTCGGTGTCGAGCATCTGCGCCGCGGCCGACAGCAGAGGCGCGCCGGCAGCGCGGGCGAAGGCGTGGACCTTGGCCACCGCCTTGTCGCCGAGGCCGCGCTTGGGCGTGTTGACGATCCGCTCGAAGGCAAGGTCGTCGGCCGGCTGGGCGATGACGCGGAGATAGGCGAGGGCGTCGCGGATCTCTGCGCGCTCGTAGAAACGGAAACCGCCGACGATGCGGTAGGGGAGGCCGATCGCGATGAATCGGTCCTCGAGCTCGCGGGTCTGGAACTGGGCGCGGACGAGGATGGCGGTGTCGTCGAGATGGCCGCCCTTGCGCTGGATCGATTCGATCTCCTCGCCGACGCGGCGCGCCTCCTCGGGGCCGTCCCAAACGCCGATCACGCTGACCTTCTCGCCGCCGTCCTTGTCGGTCCAGAGCGTCTTGCCGAGCCGGCCGCCATTATGCGCGATGACGCCCGAGGCGGCGGCGAGGATGTGCGAGGTCGAGCGGTAATTCTGCTCAAGCCGGACGATCTTGGCGCCGGGGAAATCCTGTTCGAAGCGCAGGATGTTGGCGACCTCGGCGCCGCGCCAGCTGTAGATCGACTGGTCGTCGTCGCCGACGCAGCAGATGTTCCTGCGTTCCTGCGCGAGCAGGCGGAGCCAGAGATACTGGCTCTGGTTGGTGTCCTGATATTCGTCGACGAGGATATATTTGAAGCGCTGCTGATAATGTTCGAGCACGTCGCGGCGGGTGCGCAGGATCACGAGCATGTGCAGCAAAAGGTCGCCGAAATCGCAGGCGTTGAGCGCCTTCAGCCGCTCCTGATAGGCAGCGTAGAGTTCGGCGCCCTTGCCGTTGGCATAGGCCTCGCTCTCGCCGGCGTCGATCTGGGCCGGGGTCCAGCCTCTGTTCTTCCAACGGTCGATCAGGCCGGCAAGCTGGCGCGCGGGCCAGCGTTTCTCGTCGATGTCCGCGGCCGCGATCAGCTGCTTCAGCAGGCGGAGCTGGTCGTCGGTGTCGAGGATGGTGAAATTGGACTGGAGACCGACCAATTCGGCGTGGCGGCGCAGCATCTTGGCGCCGACGGCGTGGAAGGTACCGAGCCAGGGCATGCCCTCGACCGCGTCGCCGACGATGCGGCCGACCCGCTCCTTCATCTCGCGCGCCGCCTTGTTGGTGAAGGTGACGGCGAGGATCTCGGACGGCCAGGCGCGGCGCGTGGCGATCAGATGGGCGAGGCGCGCGGTCAGCGCCGCGGTCTTGCCCGTGCCCGCGCCGGCCAGCACCAGCACCGGCCCCTCGGTCGTCAGCACGGCCTCGCGCTGGGGCGGGTTGAGTCCGCTGATATAAGGCGGCTCTGCGGAGGTGGAAACGGCTTGGGTCACGGCGAACAGTTAGGGAACGCTGCGGCGCAGGGCAAGTTCAGTGATGCCCGCACCGGCGCCTACCGCTCGCGCCGCAGCAAAGTCAGGTGGGCCTTGCCGAAACGGCGCTCGGCAGCGACGGCAAAGCCGTCCGCGAGCGGCAGGCGCTCGCCGGCCGTCTCGACGCTGACCCAGCCGCCGGGCGCCACCCAGCCGGAATTGCAGACGCGCGCGGTCGCCATTTCGGCGAGGCCGGTGGCGTAGGGCGGATCGAGGAAAAGGATGTCGCAGGGCGCGGCCGGCGGAATCGCATATTCCACCGCCTGGCTGCGTATGTCGCCGCGCGCGCCTGCGCCGAACGTGTCGAGGTTGCGCTTGATCGACGCAACGGCGTTGCGGTCGCTGTCGACGAAGGTGCAATGGACCGCGCCGCGGGACAGGGCCTCCAGGCCGAGCGCGCCGGTTCCGGCGAACAGATCGGCGACGCGCAGCCCCTCGAAGCTCCCGACGCGGCTGGCAAGCAT
This portion of the Sphingomonas sp. LY54 genome encodes:
- a CDS encoding GNAT family N-acetyltransferase, whose amino-acid sequence is MSAVTLRHATSADAAALAAFAAHVFEQTFGPENTPEDMADYLRTTYAPDLQREEIAEAGSEVVLAEMDGAIVGYSYFRAGPSPDCVKAERPFEICRFYVDRDQHGRGIAAALMERTLAAAAPLGDAIWLSVWEHNGRALSFYRRYGFETVGERGFQLGSDLQRDLLMARPL
- the cysK gene encoding cysteine synthase A gives rise to the protein MKAANILETIGNTPHIRVSRLFGSAEVWIKSERSNPGGSVKDRIALSMIEDAERSGALKPGGTIIEPTSGNTGIGLAMVAAVKGYKLILVMPESMSLERRRLMLAYGATFDLTPKEKGMKGAIERAHELIGQTPDSWMPQQFENDANIEVHVRTTAQEILDDFRDSPIDVLITGVGTGGHITGCAQVLKKAWPNLKVFAVEPTLSPVISGGQPGPHPIQGIGAGFVPKNLHTQLLDGTIQVEAEDAKEWARRAAREEGMLVGVSSGAALSAIAQKLKELPEGSRILGFNYDTGERYLSVPDFLPES
- a CDS encoding ATP-dependent helicase, whose protein sequence is MTQAVSTSAEPPYISGLNPPQREAVLTTEGPVLVLAGAGTGKTAALTARLAHLIATRRAWPSEILAVTFTNKAAREMKERVGRIVGDAVEGMPWLGTFHAVGAKMLRRHAELVGLQSNFTILDTDDQLRLLKQLIAAADIDEKRWPARQLAGLIDRWKNRGWTPAQIDAGESEAYANGKGAELYAAYQERLKALNACDFGDLLLHMLVILRTRRDVLEHYQQRFKYILVDEYQDTNQSQYLWLRLLAQERRNICCVGDDDQSIYSWRGAEVANILRFEQDFPGAKIVRLEQNYRSTSHILAAASGVIAHNGGRLGKTLWTDKDGGEKVSVIGVWDGPEEARRVGEEIESIQRKGGHLDDTAILVRAQFQTRELEDRFIAIGLPYRIVGGFRFYERAEIRDALAYLRVIAQPADDLAFERIVNTPKRGLGDKAVAKVHAFARAAGAPLLSAAAQMLDTDELTPQARRALGNLVGDFARWRARLDELPHPELARLVLDESGYTAMLQADRSAESAGRLENLNELTRAMEEYETLGAFLEHVSLVMENEASRDEEKVTIMTIHAAKGLEFGTVFLAGWEEGVFPSQRALDEGGNAALEEERRLAYVAITRARDKCFIIHAANRRIYGQWTSSIPSRFVAELPDAYVEHETTMSGGESLWRANWSERADPFAHLAAAQSNRASTRGPGWQRAASSGRFNSEPQRIVEARASAVSLGNPGRSDISLGQRVFHSKFGYGTVAEIEGNKLEIDFEHAGRKRVLDSFVSLA
- a CDS encoding type II toxin-antitoxin system prevent-host-death family antitoxin, whose translation is MHISVTDAKGKLTDLVRRAEAGDEVILTRHGQPAVRLTPVNPKRCPDDLRARRLAAIDRAIAAARARGPDGGPSAARSQDFLYGDDGIPA
- a CDS encoding PH domain-containing protein, with protein sequence MSETVADQRVHPATIPLRFLKEVPSNLIGLPAIFAVVSDVGLGTVLLVAAAAGVATFVVNWLKWRTFRYGVGSGDIVIESGFLHRTRRSIPFHRIQDIDIEQRLGQRLFGLAKVRIETGGSGKDEGVLDSVSLAEADHLRSVLKQARGGAAPVTEAQVHDALPIITMPLGRVLLSGLFNFSLLYIAGLFAVLQSFEPWLPFDIYDPGRWMGLIGADVAGRFSLVAIASVLVLAAGLGVLTGVLRILARDYGFRLSLEEESRFRRVRGLFTRSQSVIARDRIQLALVTDGPVRRLFDGADLSFQTLSAGAEDSGRQSVAPFSTTTEVERILSLAGAYRLPHAGELQMVSRRHVLRVVLAELLVPLPLLLVAALFWPAALLLLPLLALGAVGAVVSRRFHLHGLRDGLLFVRKGFWRRRLWIVPAANVQAVAVTRTLLQRWLGLATLHADTAGAATFDYPRIVDIRHAEAVALAATLIER
- a CDS encoding MFS transporter; the protein is MPATSPFHYRDYRAFWAARLASTMASTMLVVVIGIHVYDLARETMSIERASFWLGMVGLAQFLPLFALTLVAGYVADRIDRRWIVRASLALELLCAAALAALVWFDAMSLGPLFAVAVVLGIGRAFAGPALASFAPNLVPPPLLPNAIALNSIAWQAGSVAGPLIGGGAYALGTALPYEASAILFGVALGAMLIIRPIPLGNAGDSHPLRAVIEGLRYVRDNKIVLGAITLDLFAVLLGGATAMLPVYARDILHVGSEGLGALRAAPAVGAALTALVLARRPLKRHVGAKMFACVALFGVATMVFGESRVMWLSLASLFVLGAADMISVYVRSSLIQLHTPDAMRGRVSAVSGLFISASNELGEFRAGLAGSAVGPVMAVVGGGALAVAATGLCALLFPGLRRADRFVAPDPKILAEASGKDVPDVEVPAMVAGLDPRAEKGQP
- a CDS encoding cell wall hydrolase, which encodes MKKLLAVAAVASGLLVVAARAQDGGESAAAPPASEPDWSAWTRPLVPGVPPRVPRDAEASPEPVSPPDIADVDADAIDVVDAHWMALTMWGEARGEGEEGMRAVGHVIRNRWLAERYGAYVTDTVSQAYQFSCWNEGDPNRAAMLRVDELPADSDGHRQWQAAKRLANEILAGHSSDPTGGALFYHTNAVQPAWSRGVTPVARIGEHLFFRTAV
- a CDS encoding type II toxin-antitoxin system VapC family toxin; translation: MIVVDTSALMAIIQDEPAANDCRSAIAKQEQMLIAAPNLTEALIVAAHRQLHDDMARLIDAFELIVVPLTEPLAHAAVRAYRHWGKGFHPAGLNFGDCFAYALAKEHDCPLLFVGDDFAKTDVTAATG
- the rsmD gene encoding 16S rRNA (guanine(966)-N(2))-methyltransferase RsmD, with translation MRIIAGEWRGRPLIAPEGQGTRPTSDRAREGLFSMLASRVGSFEGLRVADLFAGTGALGLEALSRGAVHCTFVDSDRNAVASIKRNLDTFGAGARGDIRSQAVEYAIPPAAPCDILFLDPPYATGLAEMATARVCNSGWVAPGGWVSVETAGERLPLADGFAVAAERRFGKAHLTLLRRER